In a genomic window of Streptomyces noursei ATCC 11455:
- a CDS encoding lysophospholipid acyltransferase family protein yields MNGPWDVRAVCTPRCAAHTAPPLPLPGTARRATAFAGAVGRALTAGPRLADPVRLRAYARALLTALSVGLEVRGAATGADPLTVPAAPGAEPGARPAERAPGAAGAPGTLIALNHISWLDIVALLAVEPATLLAKREVGHWPLVGGLARRAGTHFIDRTSPRRLPQTVRELSALLAAGRSVAVFPQATTWCTADQGAFRRATFQAALDAGAPVRPVTVDYVQHGYPTTVAAFCGDDTFAASLRRVITASGLTVRVTVHPALPTAGRGLDRRALAGAVERVVLGGGRGNRLCGGSRSGGAGACTGGAPGGVRPADRPGQALGTYL; encoded by the coding sequence GTGAACGGCCCCTGGGACGTCCGCGCGGTGTGCACCCCGCGCTGCGCCGCGCACACCGCCCCGCCCCTCCCGCTCCCCGGCACCGCCCGCCGCGCCACCGCGTTCGCCGGCGCGGTGGGCCGCGCCCTGACGGCCGGTCCGCGGCTGGCGGACCCCGTTCGGCTCCGGGCGTACGCACGGGCGCTGTTGACGGCGCTCTCGGTCGGGCTGGAGGTCCGCGGCGCGGCGACCGGGGCGGACCCGCTGACCGTGCCCGCCGCGCCCGGTGCGGAACCGGGGGCCCGGCCGGCGGAGCGCGCCCCCGGTGCGGCCGGCGCACCGGGCACCCTGATCGCCCTCAACCACATCTCGTGGCTCGACATCGTCGCGCTGCTCGCGGTCGAACCCGCGACCCTGCTCGCCAAGCGCGAGGTCGGCCACTGGCCGCTGGTCGGCGGCCTGGCCCGCCGGGCCGGCACCCACTTCATCGACCGCACCAGCCCCCGCCGACTCCCGCAGACCGTGCGGGAGTTGTCGGCGCTGCTGGCCGCCGGCCGCTCGGTGGCGGTCTTCCCCCAGGCCACCACCTGGTGCACCGCCGACCAAGGCGCCTTCCGCCGGGCCACCTTCCAGGCCGCCCTGGACGCCGGCGCCCCGGTGCGCCCGGTGACCGTCGACTACGTCCAACACGGGTATCCCACCACGGTGGCCGCCTTCTGCGGGGACGACACCTTCGCCGCCTCGCTGCGCCGGGTGATCACCGCCAGCGGACTGACCGTGCGGGTCACCGTCCACCCGGCGCTGCCCACGGCGGGCCGGGGCCTGGACCGCCGGGCGCTGGCCGGCGCCGTCGAGCGGGTGGTGCTCGGCGGCGGCCGGGGCAACAGGCTGTGCGGCGGCAGCCGCTCCGGTGGAGCCGGCGCCTGCACCGGGGGCGCGCCCGGCGGCGTGCGGCCGGCCGACCGGCCCGGTCAGGCGCTCGGCACGTACTTGTAG
- a CDS encoding winged helix-turn-helix domain-containing protein, with the protein MTNLRTVPAGSATATVPPPPHPRHRLRAVAPDEALPSPASAARYPQPAAAPGAVAARHSAQHVAELLASGATWLPAPQHSLPALPGQPPMVGYLVLVPAEQAPAAPQPPAGPAPAARTGDEIVRIDPEQRTAYVRERQLDLTYLEFELLAHLVAHPHRVHTRDQLVTTVWGYGHVGDGRTVDVHVARLRRKLGAEHRGSIVTVRRVGYKYVPSA; encoded by the coding sequence ATGACCAATCTCCGTACCGTTCCCGCCGGTTCCGCCACGGCCACCGTTCCCCCGCCGCCCCACCCCCGCCACCGGCTGCGCGCCGTGGCGCCCGACGAGGCCCTGCCCTCCCCGGCCTCCGCCGCGAGGTACCCCCAGCCCGCCGCCGCCCCCGGTGCGGTCGCCGCGCGCCACAGTGCGCAGCATGTCGCCGAGCTGCTGGCCTCGGGGGCGACCTGGCTCCCGGCGCCGCAGCACAGCCTGCCCGCCCTGCCCGGTCAGCCGCCGATGGTCGGCTATCTCGTGCTGGTCCCGGCCGAGCAGGCCCCCGCCGCGCCGCAGCCGCCCGCCGGGCCCGCCCCGGCGGCCCGGACCGGCGACGAGATCGTCCGGATCGACCCCGAGCAGCGGACCGCCTACGTCCGCGAACGGCAACTGGACCTGACGTACCTCGAATTCGAGCTGCTGGCCCATCTGGTCGCGCATCCGCACCGGGTGCACACCCGCGACCAGTTGGTGACCACGGTCTGGGGCTACGGGCACGTCGGCGACGGCCGCACCGTCGATGTCCACGTCGCCCGGCTGCGCCGGAAGTTGGGCGCCGAGCACCGCGGGTCGATCGTGACCGTCCGGCGGGTCGGCTACAAGTACGTGCCGAGCGCCTGA
- a CDS encoding rhomboid-like protein — translation MTPLYVGALQCGAYATARLPVPRRAELLRAHSTNVANLRAGRWGTLATSAAFVEEPLPAAYGAALLATLGTAEARWGAGRAAAVFAAGHVGASLLVYAGLRGRRWARRAAARPAPEAAGGAGTAHAVDVGASYGFYATLGALAASVPHRGARAAATGGLLALGAVPVVRRGRTFTDVGHLTALALGVGMGAAGIPVRGRIPATGWDVPQPVPSATPLRGRAVGARPAPARRPAGRRPGGIASPPAGV, via the coding sequence ATGACGCCGTTGTACGTGGGGGCGCTGCAGTGCGGGGCGTACGCCACCGCCCGGCTGCCGGTGCCACGGCGTGCGGAGCTGCTGCGGGCGCACTCCACCAACGTCGCCAATCTGCGCGCCGGCCGGTGGGGCACGCTGGCCACCAGCGCGGCCTTCGTGGAGGAGCCGCTGCCGGCGGCGTACGGGGCCGCGCTGCTGGCGACGCTCGGGACGGCCGAGGCGCGGTGGGGCGCCGGGCGCGCGGCGGCGGTGTTCGCGGCCGGGCACGTCGGCGCCAGCCTGCTGGTCTACGCCGGCCTGCGCGGGCGCCGGTGGGCACGGCGGGCAGCCGCGCGGCCGGCGCCCGAGGCGGCCGGCGGGGCCGGCACCGCGCACGCCGTGGACGTCGGGGCGAGCTACGGCTTCTACGCCACCCTCGGCGCGCTGGCCGCTTCGGTGCCGCACCGTGGGGCACGGGCGGCGGCGACCGGCGGGCTGCTGGCGCTGGGCGCGGTGCCGGTGGTCCGCCGCGGCCGGACGTTCACCGACGTCGGGCATCTGACGGCGCTGGCACTCGGGGTGGGCATGGGAGCCGCGGGGATCCCCGTGCGGGGGCGAATTCCGGCCACCGGGTGGGACGTCCCCCAACCGGTCCCGTCCGCAACTCCGTTGCGCGGGAGGGCAGTCGGGGCACGCCCGGCACCCGCGCGGCGGCCGGCAGGGCGGAGGCCCGGCGGGATCGCGTCACCACCGGCCGGGGTGTGA
- the glnII gene encoding glutamine synthetase translates to MTIKAEYIWIDGTQPTAKLRSKTKILTDGGSLPRWGFDGSSTNQAEGHSSDLVLDPVFSCPDPIRGGDHLLVLCEVLNTDLTPHPSNTRALLRPVAERFAGQEPIFGIEQEYTFLKGDRPLGFPEGGGFPAPQGGYYCGVGAGEIFGREIVEQHLDRCLAAGLGLSGINAEVMPGQWEFQVGALAPLEVSDHLWVARWLLHRTAEEYGVTASLDAKPARGDWNGAGAHTNFSTRAMREGYDPIITACEALGEGDKPLEHVRQYGTGIEERLTGAHETAPWDAYSYGASDRGASVRIPWQVEVEKKGYIEDRRPNANVDPYVVTRLIVDTCCTELERRAQA, encoded by the coding sequence GTGACCATCAAGGCCGAGTACATCTGGATCGACGGCACCCAGCCGACCGCCAAGCTCCGCTCCAAGACCAAGATCCTGACGGACGGCGGCTCGCTGCCGCGGTGGGGCTTCGACGGGTCCAGCACCAACCAGGCCGAGGGCCACTCCTCCGACCTCGTGCTCGACCCGGTGTTCAGCTGCCCGGACCCGATCCGCGGCGGCGACCACCTGCTGGTGCTGTGCGAGGTGCTCAACACCGACCTGACCCCGCACCCCTCCAACACCCGGGCCCTGCTGCGCCCGGTGGCCGAGCGCTTCGCCGGTCAGGAGCCGATCTTCGGCATCGAGCAGGAGTACACCTTCCTCAAGGGCGACCGCCCGCTGGGCTTCCCCGAGGGCGGCGGCTTCCCCGCCCCCCAGGGCGGCTACTACTGCGGCGTCGGCGCCGGCGAGATCTTCGGCCGGGAGATCGTCGAGCAGCACCTCGACCGCTGCCTGGCGGCCGGCCTCGGGCTGTCCGGCATCAACGCCGAGGTGATGCCGGGCCAGTGGGAGTTCCAGGTGGGCGCGCTGGCCCCGCTGGAGGTCTCCGACCACCTGTGGGTGGCGCGCTGGCTGCTGCACCGCACGGCGGAGGAGTACGGCGTCACCGCCTCCCTGGACGCCAAGCCGGCCCGGGGCGACTGGAACGGCGCGGGCGCGCACACCAACTTCTCCACCCGCGCGATGCGCGAGGGCTACGACCCGATCATCACCGCCTGCGAGGCGCTGGGCGAGGGCGACAAGCCGCTGGAGCACGTCCGCCAGTACGGCACCGGCATCGAGGAGCGGCTGACCGGCGCCCACGAGACCGCGCCCTGGGACGCGTACTCCTACGGCGCCTCGGACCGCGGTGCCTCGGTGCGCATCCCGTGGCAGGTCGAGGTCGAGAAGAAGGGCTACATCGAGGACCGGCGGCCGAACGCCAACGTGGACCCCTACGTGGTGACCCGGCTGATCGTGGACACCTGCTGCACGGAGCTGGAACGGCGCGCCCAGGCGTGA
- a CDS encoding AMP-binding protein — MTAAPTDAPPFTSYVDTLLTVFARDPDRSVVTSADGQDVTAGDLHATVHRMAAVLRTHGVDRGRTVSVLSRNRPEALAARYAVNLLGARVVLLYEGMAAETLSRMVESAETVLLLVDPDLHDTARALLDGCTGSRPEAMTFGPPPGDAAPLGPDLLAAGAALPVTPTVAGAVRPEDDWCIRHTGGTTGIPKGVRMTHGPFAGMIAQLADSGAGEPPRLLACTSLAHMAGIMADVTLVAGGSVVLHRDFDPTAVLAAIARERITQLWLLPPLLYRLLDDPTLPTTDLGSLTRILYGGCTASAPRMRQAAEVFGPVLYGCYGQSEAMAITQAGPADHADIRIDAPMTVGRPMPGVTLAIRDAEGRDLPPGEPGEVHVHSAGAMRGYWKRPDLTAQVLRDGWVHTGDVGYLDTDGRLYLVDRLKDVIIVVGGHVHPSELEDLLHTHPAVVHAAAYGVRTPDETEEVHLAVVPAPGHAADEVSLTALRTFVTAHKGALYAPTAVHLLDTIPLTPVGKPDKKLLRARPVPTP, encoded by the coding sequence ATGACCGCCGCGCCCACCGACGCCCCGCCGTTCACCAGCTACGTCGACACCCTCCTCACCGTCTTCGCCCGCGACCCCGACCGCTCGGTCGTCACCTCGGCCGACGGCCAGGACGTCACGGCCGGCGACCTGCACGCCACCGTCCACCGCATGGCCGCCGTCCTGCGCACCCACGGCGTCGATCGCGGCCGCACCGTCTCCGTCCTCAGCCGCAACCGCCCCGAGGCGCTCGCCGCCCGTTACGCCGTCAACCTCCTCGGCGCGCGGGTGGTCCTGCTCTACGAGGGGATGGCCGCCGAAACCCTGTCCCGGATGGTCGAGAGCGCGGAGACCGTCCTCCTCCTGGTCGACCCCGACCTGCACGACACCGCGCGCGCCCTCCTGGACGGCTGCACCGGCTCCCGCCCCGAGGCGATGACCTTCGGTCCGCCCCCCGGCGACGCCGCCCCGCTCGGCCCCGACCTGCTCGCCGCCGGTGCCGCCCTCCCCGTCACCCCGACCGTCGCCGGCGCGGTCCGCCCCGAGGACGACTGGTGCATCCGGCACACCGGCGGAACGACCGGCATCCCCAAGGGAGTCCGGATGACGCACGGCCCGTTCGCCGGGATGATCGCCCAGCTCGCCGACAGCGGCGCCGGCGAGCCGCCCCGTCTGCTGGCCTGCACCTCGCTGGCCCACATGGCGGGCATCATGGCCGACGTCACCCTCGTGGCCGGCGGCAGCGTCGTCCTCCACCGGGACTTCGACCCCACCGCCGTCCTCGCCGCCATCGCCCGCGAACGCATCACCCAGCTCTGGCTGCTGCCGCCGCTCCTCTACCGCCTGCTCGACGACCCCACCCTCCCCACCACCGACCTAGGTTCCCTCACCCGCATCCTCTACGGTGGCTGCACCGCCTCCGCGCCCCGGATGCGCCAGGCGGCCGAGGTCTTCGGGCCGGTCCTCTACGGGTGCTACGGCCAGTCCGAGGCGATGGCGATCACCCAGGCCGGCCCCGCCGACCACGCCGACATCCGCATCGACGCCCCGATGACCGTCGGCCGTCCGATGCCCGGTGTGACCCTCGCCATCCGCGACGCCGAGGGCCGCGACCTGCCGCCGGGGGAGCCGGGCGAGGTCCACGTCCACTCCGCCGGCGCGATGCGCGGCTACTGGAAGCGCCCCGACCTCACCGCCCAGGTCCTCCGCGACGGCTGGGTGCACACCGGTGACGTCGGCTACCTGGACACCGACGGCCGCCTCTACCTCGTCGACCGCCTCAAGGACGTGATCATCGTCGTCGGCGGCCACGTCCACCCCTCCGAGCTCGAAGACCTCCTCCACACCCACCCCGCCGTCGTCCACGCCGCCGCCTACGGCGTCCGCACCCCCGACGAAACCGAGGAGGTGCACCTCGCGGTCGTCCCCGCCCCCGGCCACGCCGCCGACGAGGTCTCCCTCACCGCCCTGCGCACCTTCGTCACCGCCCACAAGGGCGCCCTCTACGCCCCCACCGCCGTCCACCTCCTCGACACCATCCCGCTCACCCCCGTCGGCAAGCCCGACAAGAAGCTCCTTCGCGCCCGCCCCGTTCCCACCCCCTGA